The genomic stretch ATCGGTGTTTCCGGAAAATTTGATTTTTCGGTGCATAAGGATTTCCGGGAAGCCTATCGGTTCCATCAGCCCACTGGGCGCTATGTTGTGGACTTTACCCGGGTGGAACGCATCGATTCAGCCGCCTTGGGGATGCTTCTCCTGCTTCGGGATCATGCCGGAGGGGTGAGCGCCGACATCATCATCCGTAATTGCCAACCACAAATTCAAAAAATTTTGGAAGTGGCCAATTTTCATAAACTGTTTCAGATCCACTGACCCACGGATATAGAGAAGAATAGTTGGAGGTTTGGCAAGCTCTATCAAGGCTTGCGCCACAGGCCACAGGTTAAAGAAACAAGGATCACTGGAAGCGTTTCAGCCGGGGGGGGCTTGCAACGATTCCAGGGAGGGGGGTGGGACCGGTTTCAAGAATCATTTTGGGGCCGGTCCCAGCTTATTGGATTGTGTTGGTTGACGGGTGGTTGCCAAAGGGATTTGGCTTGAGCACGGGATCGACTTTGGGCTTGGGGGCCCGGGTCGATCCCGACTCAATGACTGCACGGATCGCAGGGGGTGGCTGAATGGATTCAGCCAGAGGGGGGATGGAAGCGGTATTGGGCTTGGAAGCCGGGTACCGACACCTTCTTGATAGCTGCACGAACCGCAAGGAGGGTGGCTGGATGGATTCAGCCAGAGAGGGTGGGACCGGTTTTGGGCTTGGGGGCCTGTGACTGGTTCCAAAGCAGCCGGGATAAAATGGGCTTTAGGTCTGGGAGCCCCAAGCCGCTTTATCCCAAAAACCCTCAAACGGGGGATAAAACGGCTTGGAGCTTGGACGCTTCAAGCTGGTTTTAGCAAGAGGGGGGAATGGCGTCCACATAGGGTCTGGGAACCCGAAGGACGCCAGCAGAGGGGGGCGGGACCGGTTACAGGCTTGGGGGCCTACAACCGGTCCCGGAACAACTCCCCCAAACGCTCTCTTCCACGCCTTTCCACTCACGCCAAATCATCACATCTCATCTGTTTGAGCCAAGCTGCCACACGCTCTCCGCCGCTTCAGCTTCACTCCACCGGAAACCAAATGTCCCCACAGCCAAATGGATTCACTCAATCCAACCAAACATGATCCCACCCGACTCAATAACCCACCAGCTCCACATATCCCCGACCATCCACCGCTTTTCCCAAATGCTTGCCCGAAAAATAAACCGCCCCTTCCCAATAACGCACCGCAGCGCCATCCAGCTCCTGATCCTTCAAGAGGGGAGTCACCGTCAGATCCAATCCTGAAGATAATTCCCGAAGCTGCCAACCCGAGGGGTAGCGGGCTCCACTCTTTGGGCTTATCCAGTGATCCAGGGGAGTGATGTGGAAGGTGCTGGCTGCAATGGGGGTTCGCTGGCCCTGGGGATCAAACCAACCCCCGGCGCTGTGGGGATCGTTTTCACCATCCTTTCTGCGCATCCGGTAATAC from Magnetococcales bacterium encodes the following:
- a CDS encoding STAS domain-containing protein, coding for MSVQMINNGSEVVIGVSGKFDFSVHKDFREAYRFHQPTGRYVVDFTRVERIDSAALGMLLLLRDHAGGVSADIIIRNCQPQIQKILEVANFHKLFQIH